Proteins found in one Vagococcus carniphilus genomic segment:
- the phnC gene encoding phosphonate ABC transporter ATP-binding protein produces MIKFENVQKTYPNGYVGLKDINLEIEQGEFVAIIGLSGAGKSTLIRCINRMHDITDGTLTVNGTDVKNIKGKEVRDFRKTIGMIFQSFNLITRATVLKNVMISSVPELSWWRRILGIFPEEAKVTGLESLDNVGILDKAYTRVDQLSGGQQQRVALARTLARKPEVILADEPVAALDPVTAKIVMDDFKRINKDLNISVLINIHHVDLALEYADRVIGIRKGEIVYDGPSENVTQDVLDEIYLKDSEEGK; encoded by the coding sequence ATGATTAAATTTGAAAACGTCCAAAAAACATACCCTAATGGTTATGTGGGACTAAAAGATATTAACTTAGAGATTGAGCAAGGGGAGTTTGTAGCAATAATTGGTTTGTCAGGAGCTGGTAAATCTACATTAATTCGTTGTATCAATCGAATGCATGACATCACTGATGGAACTCTTACTGTTAATGGAACGGATGTAAAGAACATTAAAGGAAAAGAAGTTCGAGATTTCAGAAAAACAATCGGAATGATTTTTCAGTCATTTAATTTAATCACTCGTGCAACAGTTCTGAAAAATGTAATGATTTCTTCTGTACCTGAATTATCTTGGTGGAGACGAATATTAGGTATATTTCCAGAAGAAGCCAAAGTTACTGGTTTAGAAAGCCTAGACAATGTTGGTATCTTAGATAAAGCCTATACACGTGTTGATCAACTATCAGGTGGCCAGCAACAACGTGTTGCTCTTGCTAGAACATTAGCTCGTAAACCAGAAGTTATTCTTGCAGATGAACCAGTTGCAGCTCTTGATCCTGTAACAGCAAAAATTGTTATGGACGATTTTAAACGTATTAACAAAGATCTCAATATTTCCGTTTTGATTAACATTCATCATGTGGATTTAGCGTTGGAGTATGCAGATCGTGTGATTGGTATTAGAAAAGGCGAAATTGTTTATGATGGACCATCTGAAAATGTTACTCAAGATGTTTTAGATGAAATATACTTGAAAGATAGTGAGGAAGGAAAATAA